The Rhodococcus sp. X156 genome window below encodes:
- a CDS encoding dienelactone hydrolase family protein, translating to MSGSHVEVAALDGATPDFARGPGGQRVPLTVQEPDTVARGGIVVLQGAHEAAEAVQHLQEALAGEGWVAVAPHLYHRHQGGGDSADELDAEMVLEDCDATFSWLAARGIDADRTGVMGFDLGGSVALMVASSRQIGAAVTVAGAGIDQPLSRGLPTLLDLAPSLACPWLGLYGQDEGITVEQVEALRDAAATSLVATNLVTYDGAGHRFDSADADSEALQRVFDWFDSHLR from the coding sequence ATGTCGGGATCACACGTAGAGGTCGCCGCGCTGGACGGGGCGACGCCGGACTTTGCCAGGGGCCCGGGCGGCCAGCGCGTGCCGCTGACCGTCCAGGAGCCCGACACCGTGGCGCGGGGCGGCATCGTGGTGCTGCAGGGCGCCCACGAGGCCGCCGAGGCCGTGCAGCACCTGCAGGAGGCTCTGGCGGGGGAGGGCTGGGTGGCGGTCGCGCCACACCTGTACCACCGCCACCAGGGTGGGGGTGACAGTGCCGACGAGCTGGACGCGGAGATGGTGCTGGAGGACTGCGATGCCACCTTCTCCTGGCTCGCCGCCCGTGGCATCGACGCTGACCGGACCGGGGTGATGGGCTTCGACCTCGGCGGCTCGGTGGCGCTGATGGTGGCCTCCAGCCGGCAGATCGGTGCTGCGGTGACCGTGGCCGGCGCTGGGATCGACCAGCCACTGTCCCGCGGGCTGCCCACGCTGCTGGACCTCGCGCCGTCGCTGGCCTGCCCGTGGCTCGGCCTGTACGGCCAGGACGAGGGGATCACCGTCGAGCAGGTGGAGGCGCTGCGAGACGCGGCCGCCACCTCGCTGGTGGCCACCAACCTGGTCACCTACGACGGGGCGGGCCACCGGTTCGACTCTGCCGACGCCGACTCCGAGGCGCTGCAGCGGGTGTTCGACTGGTTCGACAGCCACCTGCGCTGA
- the hisC gene encoding histidinol-phosphate transaminase encodes MPASHVRTDLDAVPAYVPGRAEAGAIKLSSNEVPGGPLPSVLAAITDAAQHANRYPDMTSHALVQALAAHLDVPAERLAVGCGSSSLFTQLVQATCHDGDEVVFPWRSFEAYPIIVRVVGAAPVPVPLTEDFRHDLDGMLAAITDRTRLVFLCSPNNPTGTVIHTAELHRFLDAVPPHVLVVLDEAYLDFVRDADVADGVQVATDRPNVVVMRTFSKAFGLAGLRVGYCYASPEVAAGVRKVAVPFAVSAIAQVAAIASLEAADELAQRCEQVATERVRVRAALLAAGYSVPPTEANFVWLPLGEDSTAFAEKCAADGVLVRAFAGEGVRVSIGTPAENDAFLTIACR; translated from the coding sequence GTGCCTGCATCCCACGTCCGCACCGACCTCGACGCCGTGCCCGCCTACGTGCCGGGGCGGGCGGAGGCCGGGGCGATCAAGCTGTCCAGCAACGAAGTTCCGGGCGGCCCGCTGCCCAGCGTGCTGGCCGCGATCACCGACGCCGCCCAGCACGCCAACCGCTACCCGGACATGACCTCCCACGCGCTGGTGCAGGCACTGGCCGCCCACCTGGACGTGCCGGCAGAGCGCCTGGCGGTGGGCTGTGGCTCCTCGAGCCTGTTCACCCAGCTGGTGCAGGCCACCTGCCACGACGGCGACGAGGTGGTCTTCCCCTGGCGCTCCTTCGAGGCGTACCCGATCATCGTGCGGGTGGTCGGCGCGGCACCGGTTCCCGTACCGCTGACCGAGGACTTCCGCCACGACCTCGACGGCATGCTCGCCGCCATCACCGACCGGACGCGGCTGGTGTTCCTGTGCAGCCCGAACAATCCCACCGGCACGGTCATCCACACCGCGGAGCTGCACCGCTTCCTGGACGCGGTGCCGCCGCACGTGCTGGTGGTGCTGGACGAGGCCTACCTCGACTTCGTGCGGGACGCCGACGTCGCCGACGGCGTGCAGGTGGCCACCGACCGGCCCAACGTGGTGGTGATGCGCACCTTCTCCAAGGCCTTCGGCCTGGCCGGGCTGCGGGTGGGCTACTGCTACGCCTCCCCCGAGGTCGCCGCGGGCGTGCGCAAGGTGGCAGTGCCCTTCGCGGTCAGCGCGATCGCCCAGGTGGCCGCCATCGCCTCGCTGGAGGCTGCCGACGAGCTGGCGCAGCGCTGCGAGCAGGTGGCCACCGAGCGGGTGCGAGTGCGAGCGGCGCTGCTGGCGGCCGGGTACTCCGTGCCCCCCACCGAGGCGAACTTCGTGTGGCTGCCCCTGGGCGAGGACTCCACCGCCTTCGCGGAGAAGTGCGCGGCCGACGGCGTGCTGGTGCGGGCCTTCGCCGGTGAGGGCGTGCGGGTGAGCATCGGCACCCCGGCGGAGAACGACGCGTTCCTGACGATCGCGTGCCGCTGA
- a CDS encoding LCP family protein, with product MTASGRYPLLRRFPGPPRPVGNPVVHGAPRPRRRGSPWATAGLTFTLVVAVVAGGGAFLYDRLTDTIAHSPLTDGLSALPDHPEDAQGRTPLNILVIGSDSRSTADDCALGGSCAAGGDRGGANADVQLLVHVTPDRTSATVTSIPRDTIVDVPRCKDRYGRVRDARTGRIGNTLQAAPSCTVAAASQLTGMRIDHFVLVDFRGVVSLSNALGGVDVCVDGDVYDPYSGLKLAAGRHSLVGVPALQFLRTRHGFGNGSDLGRQQAQQAFLASMVTKLTSAGTLANPGKVLSLVNAATKAVTVDDDLASVPALLDLANILRQVPPAQLTFTTMPTVPSAGGANTVDPAPEAAAYFDRLRNGTPQPLTPPQAPPPVVPALAEVPPAVPSPAQPVLLAPTPGAAPAPSAEPGCIPVARGRSTHLGTPAQAYAASPEVPDSAPRR from the coding sequence GTGACCGCTTCGGGCCGCTACCCGCTGCTGCGGCGCTTCCCCGGACCGCCCCGCCCGGTCGGCAACCCCGTGGTCCACGGCGCTCCGCGGCCCCGGCGGAGGGGCTCGCCCTGGGCCACCGCGGGGCTGACGTTCACCCTGGTCGTGGCTGTGGTCGCCGGGGGTGGCGCGTTCCTCTACGACCGGCTGACCGACACCATCGCCCACTCCCCGCTCACCGACGGCCTGTCCGCCCTGCCCGACCACCCGGAGGACGCGCAGGGCCGGACCCCGCTGAACATCCTGGTCATCGGCTCGGACAGCCGGTCCACCGCCGACGACTGCGCGCTGGGCGGAAGCTGCGCGGCGGGGGGTGACCGGGGCGGCGCCAACGCCGACGTGCAGCTGCTCGTCCACGTGACCCCCGACCGCACGAGCGCGACCGTCACCAGCATCCCCCGCGACACCATCGTCGACGTGCCCCGCTGCAAGGACCGCTACGGACGGGTCCGCGATGCCCGCACCGGCCGCATCGGCAACACCCTGCAGGCCGCCCCCAGCTGCACCGTCGCCGCGGCCAGCCAGCTCACGGGCATGCGGATCGACCACTTCGTGCTCGTCGACTTCCGGGGGGTGGTGTCGCTGTCCAACGCCCTGGGCGGCGTCGACGTGTGTGTGGACGGCGACGTCTACGACCCGTACTCCGGGCTCAAGCTCGCCGCGGGCAGGCACTCGCTCGTCGGAGTGCCCGCGCTGCAGTTCCTGCGCACCCGCCACGGCTTCGGCAACGGCAGCGACCTCGGCCGCCAGCAGGCCCAGCAGGCGTTCCTCGCCTCGATGGTCACCAAGCTCACCAGCGCCGGCACCCTCGCCAACCCCGGGAAGGTGCTCTCCCTGGTCAACGCCGCCACCAAGGCCGTGACCGTCGACGACGACCTCGCCTCGGTCCCCGCCCTGCTGGACCTCGCCAACATCCTGCGCCAGGTACCGCCAGCGCAGCTGACCTTCACCACCATGCCCACCGTGCCCAGCGCAGGCGGGGCGAACACGGTGGACCCGGCGCCCGAGGCTGCGGCGTACTTCGACCGGCTTCGCAACGGCACCCCGCAACCGCTCACCCCGCCGCAGGCGCCACCACCCGTGGTTCCCGCTCTTGCTGAGGTACCACCGGCCGTGCCGAGCCCGGCTCAGCCCGTGCTGCTCGCCCCCACCCCGGGGGCAGCGCCGGCACCATCCGCCGAGCCGGGTTGCATACCCGTCGCGCGGGGTCGCTCGACCCACCTCGGCACCCCTGCGCAGGCCTACGCCGCTAGTCCCGAGGTTCCCGACTCAGCGCCGCGGCGATGA
- a CDS encoding MFS transporter, whose protein sequence is MVQAERSEAVPAGTLPQRRLARSAPAYRWVVLAAGVFAQGAAASVLQGLPSLATTLRAERDLSLAALGLVLAASTVGLLLALVPWGWLADRVGERWVMTWGLLLTAAALVGASRAGSVAVLMVSLLLAGAACASVNAASGRAVIMWFPRRQRGIAMGTRQTAIPLGAALAALGLPVAARAWGLPGAFLSAAVVLVVAAVVVCVFVTDPRSPPDGDEETAGEPAQPAGSSRAVVLLCGVSALLVIPQLTIVSFLVIYLVDGHGISAATAVVLLAVVQLGGGAARIGLGWWSDRTGSRVGPLRAVALVTTGLLLAAAAGELVGGVVAVAALVLAGFAAISWNGLAFTAVGELADPRRIGFVLGVQNTAVAAGMALTPPVMGTVVELSSWAVAFAAVAAAAALASVVLSRLSRVSAVR, encoded by the coding sequence ATGGTGCAGGCGGAGCGGTCCGAAGCGGTCCCTGCCGGCACCTTGCCGCAGCGCCGGCTGGCTCGCTCCGCGCCTGCCTACCGCTGGGTGGTGCTCGCCGCGGGGGTGTTCGCCCAGGGCGCGGCCGCGTCGGTGCTGCAGGGTCTGCCCAGCCTGGCGACCACGCTGCGCGCCGAGCGCGACCTGTCGCTGGCCGCCCTCGGGCTCGTGCTCGCCGCCAGCACCGTGGGTCTGCTGCTGGCGCTGGTCCCCTGGGGCTGGCTGGCCGACCGGGTGGGCGAGCGCTGGGTGATGACGTGGGGGCTGCTGCTCACCGCCGCCGCCCTGGTGGGGGCCAGCCGGGCGGGCAGCGTGGCGGTGCTGATGGTCTCGCTGCTGCTGGCGGGCGCCGCCTGCGCCAGCGTCAACGCCGCCAGCGGCCGTGCGGTGATCATGTGGTTCCCGCGTCGCCAGCGCGGAATCGCCATGGGCACCAGGCAGACCGCGATCCCGCTGGGTGCCGCACTGGCGGCGCTGGGTCTGCCGGTGGCCGCGCGCGCCTGGGGCCTGCCCGGGGCCTTCCTCTCCGCCGCCGTGGTGCTCGTGGTGGCGGCGGTGGTGGTCTGCGTGTTCGTCACCGACCCGCGCAGCCCGCCGGACGGCGACGAGGAAACCGCAGGTGAACCGGCCCAGCCGGCGGGAAGCAGCCGTGCCGTGGTGCTGCTGTGTGGTGTCTCCGCCCTGCTGGTGATCCCGCAGCTCACCATCGTCAGCTTCCTGGTGATCTACCTGGTGGACGGCCACGGCATCTCCGCCGCCACAGCCGTGGTGCTGCTGGCGGTGGTGCAGCTGGGTGGCGGCGCTGCCCGCATCGGGCTGGGCTGGTGGAGCGACCGGACGGGATCGCGGGTGGGGCCGCTGCGCGCGGTGGCACTGGTGACCACCGGCCTGCTGCTGGCGGCCGCGGCGGGTGAGCTGGTCGGCGGCGTGGTGGCGGTGGCCGCACTGGTGCTGGCGGGCTTCGCGGCCATCAGCTGGAACGGGCTGGCGTTCACCGCGGTGGGCGAGCTGGCCGACCCGCGGCGCATCGGGTTCGTGCTGGGCGTCCAGAACACCGCGGTGGCCGCCGGGATGGCGCTCACGCCGCCAGTGATGGGCACCGTGGTGGAGCTCTCCAGCTGGGCGGTGGCCTTTGCCGCGGTGGCCGCTGCGGCGGCCCTGGCCAGCGTGGTGCTGTCCCGGCTGAGCAGAGTC
- a CDS encoding glycosyltransferase family 2 protein has product MAERRALYLAIAVLVAIVVAVKIVSVEVLREEPVLLAYGLVTSGYILSRYALAWCYVPQPPQLSPTGLPSVALIVPAYNEQDEIAATVTACLDVDYPAHLLRVVVVDDCSTDDTLARVRELQRTRESLVVVPQPENRGKRHAMATGIDFAGEAEVLVFIDSDSRLEPESVATMMRYFADESVGAVTGHTDVLNRNTNVLTRMQAVRYFVAFRVHKSAEALFGSVTCCSGCFSAYRRTAVDPVLEEWRNQTFLGEPATFGDDRSLTNLMLQKWKVLYAPDAYAHTNVPDDIKTFLRQQLRWKKSWTRESLRACRFMWRKNPIMSVSFLLGFVLPLLGPLVVARVVWHLFALDPVAPVWFLGGVVVMALMYGLYFRVHRPERIWAYSILFSLLYASVFVWQMPYAILTIRNSKWGTR; this is encoded by the coding sequence GTGGCCGAGCGGCGCGCCCTCTACCTGGCGATCGCGGTGCTGGTGGCGATCGTGGTGGCCGTGAAGATCGTCTCCGTCGAGGTGCTGCGGGAGGAGCCCGTCCTGCTGGCCTACGGGCTGGTCACCTCCGGCTACATCCTCTCCCGGTACGCCCTCGCCTGGTGCTACGTGCCTCAGCCCCCCCAGCTCTCGCCCACCGGCCTGCCCTCGGTGGCGCTGATCGTGCCGGCCTACAACGAGCAGGACGAGATCGCGGCCACCGTGACCGCGTGCCTCGACGTCGACTACCCCGCCCACCTGCTGCGCGTGGTCGTGGTCGACGACTGCTCCACCGACGACACGCTGGCCCGCGTGCGCGAGCTGCAGCGCACCCGCGAGAGCCTGGTCGTCGTGCCGCAGCCGGAGAACCGCGGAAAGCGGCACGCCATGGCCACCGGGATCGACTTCGCCGGCGAGGCCGAGGTCTTGGTGTTCATCGACTCCGACTCCCGGCTCGAGCCCGAGTCGGTCGCCACGATGATGCGCTACTTCGCCGACGAGTCGGTCGGGGCGGTCACCGGTCACACCGACGTCCTCAACCGCAACACCAACGTGCTCACCCGCATGCAGGCGGTCCGCTACTTCGTGGCCTTCCGGGTGCACAAGTCTGCGGAGGCGCTGTTCGGCTCCGTCACCTGCTGCTCGGGGTGCTTCTCGGCCTACCGGCGCACCGCCGTCGACCCGGTGCTCGAGGAGTGGCGCAACCAGACGTTCCTCGGCGAGCCGGCCACGTTCGGGGACGACCGCAGCCTGACCAACCTGATGCTGCAGAAGTGGAAGGTGCTCTACGCGCCCGACGCCTACGCCCACACCAACGTGCCCGACGACATCAAGACGTTCCTGCGCCAGCAGCTGCGGTGGAAGAAGAGCTGGACGCGGGAGTCGCTGCGGGCGTGCCGGTTCATGTGGCGGAAGAACCCGATCATGTCGGTGTCGTTCCTCCTCGGCTTCGTGCTGCCGCTGCTGGGACCGCTGGTCGTGGCCCGCGTCGTGTGGCACCTGTTCGCCCTCGACCCGGTCGCCCCGGTGTGGTTCCTCGGTGGCGTGGTGGTGATGGCGCTGATGTACGGCCTCTACTTCCGCGTGCACCGCCCCGAGCGCATCTGGGCGTACAGCATCCTGTTCTCGCTGCTCTACGCGTCCGTCTTCGTCTGGCAGATGCCCTACGCGATCCTGACCATCCGCAACTCCAAGTGGGGCACGCGGTGA
- a CDS encoding nucleotide sugar dehydrogenase, with product MVNVDLSTPTAVTTGSRVVPPVSPPGGATTFTYDVAVVGLGYVGLPTALAFHHAGDRVVGIDLDPQRLHAIARGQVDLLGADQDRLAVALADPELLLTDQPWRLREAAAVIICVPTPVDAARNPDLRALRRACAALVQLAVPGQTLVLTSTSYAGCTRDLLVDPLRVRGLVAGQDVFVAFSPERIDPGNARYPQEQVTRVVGGASAGCTVAAAGLVARAAGSVHEVDSLEVAEMAKLVENTFRAVNIALANEFADVCATVGVDVSDVIDAAATKPYGFMPFYPGPGVGGECIPCDPHYLLWQLRRQQVHAPLISAAMTAIARRPSQVVERVAQTLRGLGHAVRGARVLVVGVTYKPDVADVRESPALAILAELSAAGAVVSFYDPLITSVGLADGSVLTGVADPAAVTVDVAVLHTAHSSLDLGWLTAVPGVVDTTYRLDGVPHRDVP from the coding sequence GTGGTGAACGTTGACCTGTCCACCCCGACCGCAGTCACCACCGGCAGCCGCGTCGTCCCACCCGTGTCGCCGCCGGGGGGCGCGACCACCTTCACCTACGACGTGGCCGTGGTGGGTCTCGGCTACGTCGGCCTCCCCACGGCGCTGGCGTTCCACCACGCCGGCGACCGGGTGGTCGGGATCGACCTCGACCCACAGCGGCTGCACGCGATCGCCCGGGGCCAGGTGGACCTGCTCGGGGCCGACCAGGACCGGCTCGCCGTGGCTCTCGCCGACCCGGAGCTTCTGCTGACCGACCAGCCGTGGCGCCTGCGGGAGGCCGCCGCGGTCATCATCTGTGTTCCGACCCCGGTGGACGCGGCTCGCAACCCGGACCTGCGGGCGCTGCGCCGCGCGTGCGCCGCCCTGGTCCAGCTGGCCGTGCCCGGGCAGACCTTGGTCCTGACCTCGACCTCCTACGCCGGATGCACCCGCGACCTGCTCGTCGACCCGCTCCGCGTGCGTGGCCTGGTGGCGGGGCAGGACGTCTTCGTGGCGTTCAGCCCCGAGCGCATCGATCCCGGCAACGCCCGGTACCCGCAGGAACAGGTCACCCGGGTGGTCGGTGGAGCCAGCGCCGGCTGCACCGTGGCGGCCGCCGGGCTCGTCGCGCGGGCGGCCGGGTCGGTGCACGAGGTGGACTCGCTCGAGGTGGCAGAGATGGCCAAGCTCGTGGAGAACACTTTTCGGGCCGTGAACATCGCGCTCGCCAACGAGTTCGCCGACGTGTGCGCCACCGTGGGGGTGGACGTGAGCGACGTGATCGATGCCGCCGCGACCAAGCCCTACGGGTTCATGCCGTTCTACCCGGGGCCGGGGGTGGGGGGCGAGTGCATCCCGTGCGACCCGCACTACCTGCTCTGGCAGCTCCGCCGCCAGCAGGTGCACGCACCCCTGATCTCCGCCGCCATGACGGCGATCGCACGGCGGCCCAGCCAGGTCGTGGAACGGGTTGCGCAGACGCTGCGCGGGCTGGGCCACGCCGTGCGCGGTGCCCGCGTGCTCGTCGTCGGCGTCACCTACAAGCCCGACGTGGCCGACGTGCGGGAGTCCCCAGCGCTGGCCATCCTGGCCGAGCTGTCCGCGGCCGGCGCGGTGGTGAGCTTCTACGACCCGCTCATCACCAGCGTGGGCCTGGCTGACGGGTCCGTGCTCACCGGGGTCGCGGACCCCGCCGCTGTCACCGTCGACGTCGCCGTGCTGCACACCGCCCACAGCTCCCTCGACCTGGGCTGGCTCACCGCGGTCCCTGGCGTCGTGGACACCACCTACCGGCTCGACGGTGTTCCGCACCGCGACGTCCCGTGA